A genomic window from Tolypothrix sp. PCC 7910 includes:
- a CDS encoding glutathione S-transferase family protein: MTDVQNSQTDFPRTQKKGKSLPPKLIIKLGKFVWSTMWHTMMSKIAPRSKSGEYIRPNSQFRNFISTDKDSLYPAAAGRYHLYVGMSCPWAHRTLTVRALKGLEDIISVTVVYPSPIAGGWVFNEEEEGCASLAQFYAAAQPGYSGRATVPVLWDKQTKTIVNNESAEIIVMLNSEFNEFAKNPTVDLYPENLKEKIDWWNEKIYQSVNNGVYRCGFAQTQAAYNQACDELFTTLDEIETALQTSRYLCGNQVTLADVRLFTTLFRFDVAYYGLFKCNRRRIQDYPNLGAYLSDIYQLPGVADTCNLESVKQDYYGNLFLLNPGGIIPSGPDMAHLLKPHNRDKIGNSANLPV, from the coding sequence ATGACTGATGTACAAAATTCCCAAACCGATTTTCCTCGGACTCAAAAGAAGGGAAAATCATTACCACCTAAGCTAATTATCAAGCTGGGTAAGTTTGTTTGGTCAACAATGTGGCATACGATGATGTCAAAAATTGCCCCTCGAAGTAAATCGGGGGAGTATATTCGTCCTAATAGTCAGTTTAGAAATTTTATTAGCACAGATAAAGATAGCCTCTACCCAGCAGCAGCAGGACGTTATCATCTTTATGTGGGAATGAGTTGTCCTTGGGCACATCGTACCCTGACTGTGCGCGCACTCAAAGGACTTGAAGATATTATCTCTGTCACTGTTGTTTATCCTTCTCCTATTGCAGGCGGTTGGGTATTTAATGAAGAGGAAGAAGGTTGCGCTAGCTTGGCTCAATTTTATGCAGCTGCTCAACCTGGCTACAGTGGGCGCGCTACAGTTCCAGTATTATGGGACAAACAAACTAAGACTATCGTTAATAACGAGAGTGCAGAAATTATTGTGATGCTGAACTCCGAATTTAACGAGTTCGCTAAGAATCCAACTGTGGATTTGTACCCAGAAAATCTGAAAGAGAAAATTGATTGGTGGAATGAGAAGATTTATCAAAGTGTAAATAACGGTGTATATCGCTGTGGTTTTGCTCAAACTCAAGCAGCTTACAATCAAGCCTGTGATGAATTATTTACAACTTTGGATGAGATTGAAACAGCATTACAAACAAGTCGGTACCTTTGCGGAAACCAAGTCACGCTTGCTGATGTACGCTTGTTTACAACTTTATTCCGTTTTGATGTTGCTTACTATGGGCTATTCAAGTGTAACCGCCGAAGAATTCAAGATTATCCCAATTTAGGGGCTTACCTAAGTGATATATATCAGCTTCCGGGTGTGGCTGATACCTGCAATTTGGAAAGTGTGAAGCAAGATTATTATGGTAATCTCTTTCTACTAAATCCCGGTGGAATTATTCCTTCCGGGCCGGATATGGCACATCTACTCAAACCACATAATCGCGATAAAATTGGCAACAGTGCCAATTTACCAGTTTGA
- a CDS encoding response regulator transcription factor, protein MDTIRVVLIEDHDLTRMGMRTALKQQEGIEVIGEAKNANSGLKLLNSLQPDVAIVDVGLPDMSGVELTQIFKDSEDADSPLATKILILTMNDSEDTVLAAFAAGADSYYMKDASIEKLADAIRVTHEGNSWIDPAIARIVLQQSNSAYDEPNAGSKSSTVTINSLSPEESEFLLAYPLTTRELDVLRLIVDGCSNAQIAEQLYITVGTVKTHVRNILNKLSVSDRTQVAVRALRAGLVS, encoded by the coding sequence ATGGATACAATTCGTGTAGTTTTAATTGAAGACCATGATCTAACCCGTATGGGTATGCGTACTGCTTTAAAACAACAAGAAGGAATAGAAGTAATTGGTGAGGCTAAAAATGCAAATTCAGGTTTGAAGTTACTGAATTCTCTGCAACCAGATGTAGCAATAGTAGATGTAGGCTTACCAGATATGAGTGGAGTTGAATTAACGCAAATCTTCAAAGATTCTGAAGATGCAGATTCACCTCTAGCAACTAAAATTTTAATTTTAACAATGAATGATAGTGAGGATACTGTTTTAGCTGCCTTTGCAGCTGGTGCAGATTCTTATTATATGAAAGATGCGAGTATTGAAAAATTGGCTGATGCAATTCGAGTTACTCATGAAGGTAATTCCTGGATTGATCCTGCTATTGCTCGGATTGTTTTACAGCAAAGCAATAGTGCTTATGATGAACCAAATGCTGGCTCTAAATCTTCAACTGTGACGATTAATTCTTTATCACCAGAAGAAAGCGAATTTTTACTAGCTTATCCTTTAACTACACGAGAATTAGATGTATTAAGGTTAATTGTTGATGGGTGCAGTAATGCTCAAATTGCCGAGCAACTTTATATTACAGTCGGTACAGTTAAAACTCACGTCCGTAATATTTTAAACAAGCTTTCAGTCAGTGATAGAACTCAAGTTGCAGTTCGTGCTTTGCGTGCTGGATTAGTCAGCTAA